The DNA sequence GGCGCGACGCGGAGATCGCGGGGCTGAGCCTCGATTCCCGGACGGTGCGGGAGGGGTTCCTCTTCGCCGCCCTCCCCGGCGCCCGGAGGGACGGCTGCGACTTCGTGGAGGACGCGGTGAGGCGGGGGGCGGCGGCGGTGCTCGCGCACCGGGAGATCCCCATCCACGGGCGCGTCCCGCTCGTCATCGCCCCCGACAGCCGGGCGGCGCTGGCGAGGATCGCGGACCGGTTTCACGGAAGCCCTTCACGCGAGCTCGCGGTGACCGGCGTGACCGGCACGAACGGGAAGACGACCGTCTGCTACCTCGCCCGTTTGATCCTCGATGCGGCGGGACACAAGACCGCCCTCCTCGGGACCGTGGAGTACCTCCTCGGGAAGCGCTCCATCCCCGCAGAACGCACGACGCCGGAGTCCCCGGCGCTCCAGGCGATGCTGCGGGAGGCGAAACGGGAGGGGTGCGACGGGGTGGTCATGGAGGTCTCCTCGCACGCGCTCGCGCAGCGCCGGATCGACTGCGTGCGGTTCGCCACCGCGGTCTTCACCAACCTCGGGCGCGACCACCTCGACTACCACGGCTCCCCGGACGGCTACTTCGAGGCCAAGGCGTCGCTCTTCGCCGCCCCCGGCCTCGGCCGCGCGGTGGTGAACGTCGACGACCCGCGCGGCCGCCTCCTCGCGGAGCGGAGCGCGGCGCCGGTGATCGCCTATGGGACCGGCGAGCGGGCGGCGCTCGCGGCGCGGGCGATCGAGACCGGGCCGCGCGGCAGCGGGTTCCAAATGGAGTACGAGGGGCGGCAGATGCCGGTCCGCCTGCCGCTCATCGGCCGGCACAACGTGCTCAATGCGCTCGCGGCGGCGGGCGTCGCCCTGGTGGCGGGGGTCGAAGCGGAGGCGGCCGCGGAGGCCCTCTCGAGGGCGGACCGGGTGCCGGGACGGCTCGAGGAGGTGCGGGGGAAGCTCCCGTTCCGTGTCTTCATAGACTACGCGCACACCGCCGAGGCGCTCGAGTGCGCCCTCGCCGCCGCCCGCGGGGCGGGCGGGGGGAACCTCATCGTCGTCTTCGGCTGCGGCGGCGACCGCGACCAATCGAAGCGCCGGCCGATGGGACGAACGGCCGCGCGGCTGGCGGACGCCGCGATCATCACCACGGACAACCCGCGGGGCGAGGACCCGCTCGAGATCATCGCGGAGATCAGGCGCGGCTTCGAGGAAACGGGGAAACGCCCGGTCACGATCCCGGACCGGCGGGAGGCGATCGCGGCGGCTTTGGCGGGGGCGCGGGCGGGCGACGTGGTGCTGGTGGCGGGGAAGGGGCACGAGCGCACCCAGGAGATCGGGTCCACGGTCGTGCCGTTCAGCGACCGCGACGTCATCGCGGAACTGGCGGGGCCGGGCGAGTGATCACGCGGGAGGAGAGGCGGGCGGGGCGGCCGGAGTGGCGCGGCCTGATCGGGAGGAGCGAGCTCCGGATGGAACCGATGCGCATCGACGAGGTGCTCGAGGCGACGGGGGGGGCGCTCGCCGCGGGCGAGGCGGAGGGGGCGGTCGGCGCGGTGTGCATCGACAGCCGCCGCGCCCGGCCCGGCGGCCTCTTCATCGCCCTCAAGGGCGTGCGGTTCGACGGGCACGACTATATCCCGGAGGCGCTCCGGAAAGGGTGCCGCGCCGTCGTCTTCTCGTCTCCGGACGTTCCGGCCCGCACGGCCGCGCGCGGGATCGCCTTCATCAGGGTGGCGGACACCCTCGACGCCTTCGCGCGGATCGCGCAGCGGCACCGGAGCCGCTTCGAACTGCCGCTCGTGGCGGTGACCGGCTCCAACGGCAAGACGACGACGAAGGAGATGATCCGCGCGATCGCCGCCTCCCGTTTCTCGGTTTTGGCGAGCGAGGGGACGTTCAACAACTTCGTCGGCGTGCCCCTGACCCTCCTCAGGATCGAGGCGTGGCACAGCCTCGCGGTCCTCGAGCTGGGGATGAACGCGCGGGGGGAGATACGCAGACTCGCGGAGATCGCGGCGCCCGATGTCGGGGTCGTGACGAACGTCGGGCCCGCCCACCTCGAGTTCCTGGAGACGCTCGAAAACGTCGCCGCCGCCAAGGCGGAGCTGCTCGATGCGATGGCGGCCCCCGGCCGCGGCAGGACCGCGGTGCTCAACCTCGACGATCCGCGGGTTGCCGCGATGGGCGGGCGCGCCGGCCTCGCGGTGAGGACCTTCGGCCTCAGGGAGGGGGCGGACGTGCGGGGCGAGGCGGTGCGCGCCGTGGAGGGGGGGGTGTCGTTCCGGATGCGCTTCATGCGCGCGGGGCGGGCGCTGGACGCGACGCTCCCGGTCCTCGGGCTCCACAACGTCTCCAACGCCCTGGCGGCGGCCGCCGTCTGCGAGGTGCTGGGGATGGAACCGGAGGAGATCGCGGCGGCGATGCGCGGGGTGCGGCTGCCGCCGATGCGGATGGAGCCGCTCTCACGCGGGGGGGTGGCGTTCATCAACGACGCCTACAACGCCAATCCCGCCTCGATGCGGGCGGCGGTCGAGACGCTCGCGGCGACCCGAACGAGCGGCAGGAGGATCCTGGTGGTCGGGGAGATGCTCGAGCTGGGAGCGGCCTCGGAGGAGGCGCACCGCGGCATCGGGACCCTCGCCGCGGAGCGGGGGATCGACGCCCTGATCGCCGTCGGGCCCCTCGGCGCCTCCGCCGCCGACGCGGCGGCGGCGGCGGGGATGCCCGCCGCATCCGTGGCCCGCTGCGCCGGCGTCGGCGAGGCGGCGGAGGCCCTCCGGGCGATGGCGCGGGAGGGGGACGTCGTGCTGCTCAAGGCGTCGCGGCGGGTGGGTCTGGAGAAGATGCTGGAGGGGTGGCGGCGGTAAGGCGCACGAGACGGTGAGGGACGCATGCTGTACTACATCCTGTACCCGCTGCGGGAGCGGTTCTTCGGCTTCAACGTCATCCGGTACATCACCTTCCGGTCCGTGGCGGCGGCCGTGACCGCGATGGTGCTGAGCATCGTCATCGGCCCGTGGGTGATACGGAAGCTGCACGAGCTCGAGATCGGCCAGCCCGTCCGGCGCGACTGGTTCCCCCTCTTCGCGCAGCACAAGGGCAAGGAGGGGACGCCCACCATGGGCGGGGCGCTCGTCATCCTCGCGGTGCTCGTCTCCTGCGCCCTCTGGGCCGACATCCTGAACCGGTTCGTGCTCCTCGCCCTCTTCGCCCTCATCTGGCTCGGGGGGATCGGATTCATCGACGACTATTTGAAGGTGGCCAGGCGAAGCCCGCAGGGATTGGGCGCCAAGCGCAAGCTCGCGGGACAGGTCGTCCTCGGGCTCTTCGTGGGATTCTATCTCCTCCACCACCCGGTCACGGCGCCGTACGCCGCCGAGATCAGCGTGCCGTTCCTCAAGACGCCGGTGGTCACGGATCTGGGCCTCCTCTACATCGTCTTCGCCCTGCTCATCCTCGCCGGGAGCTCCAACGCGGTGAACCTCACCGACGGCCTCGACGGGCTGGCGATCGGCTGCGTGGTCAGCGCGGCCCTCGTCTACGCGGTGATGAGCTACGTGGCCGGCCACGCGCAGTTCGCCTCCTACCTCCAGATCCGCCACATCCCGGGGAGCGGGGAGCTGGCGGTCTTCTGCGCGGCCATCGTGGGCGCGGGGCTCGGCTTCCTCTGGTACAACGCCCACCCCGCCGATATCTTCATGGGCGATACGGGGTCGCTCGCCCTCGGCGGCGCCGTCGGGATCGTCGCCATCCTGATCAAGCGGGAACTCGCCCTGCTGCTGGTGGGCGGGGTCTTCGTGATGGAGGCCGTCTCGGTTATGCTCCAGGTCGCCTCGTTCAAGCTCACTGGGAAAAGGATCTTCCGGATGGCGCCGATCCACCACCATTTCGAGATGAAGGGGTGGTCCGAGACGAAGGTCGTGGTCCGGTTCTGGATCCTGGCGCTCGTTTTCGGGCTGATCGGGC is a window from the Chlamydiota bacterium genome containing:
- a CDS encoding UDP-N-acetylmuramoyl-L-alanyl-D-glutamate--2,6-diaminopimelate ligase, whose amino-acid sequence is MKLGELLAAVPECRVRGGRDAEIAGLSLDSRTVREGFLFAALPGARRDGCDFVEDAVRRGAAAVLAHREIPIHGRVPLVIAPDSRAALARIADRFHGSPSRELAVTGVTGTNGKTTVCYLARLILDAAGHKTALLGTVEYLLGKRSIPAERTTPESPALQAMLREAKREGCDGVVMEVSSHALAQRRIDCVRFATAVFTNLGRDHLDYHGSPDGYFEAKASLFAAPGLGRAVVNVDDPRGRLLAERSAAPVIAYGTGERAALAARAIETGPRGSGFQMEYEGRQMPVRLPLIGRHNVLNALAAAGVALVAGVEAEAAAEALSRADRVPGRLEEVRGKLPFRVFIDYAHTAEALECALAAARGAGGGNLIVVFGCGGDRDQSKRRPMGRTAARLADAAIITTDNPRGEDPLEIIAEIRRGFEETGKRPVTIPDRREAIAAALAGARAGDVVLVAGKGHERTQEIGSTVVPFSDRDVIAELAGPGE
- a CDS encoding UDP-N-acetylmuramoyl-tripeptide--D-alanyl-D-alanine ligase; protein product: MITREERRAGRPEWRGLIGRSELRMEPMRIDEVLEATGGALAAGEAEGAVGAVCIDSRRARPGGLFIALKGVRFDGHDYIPEALRKGCRAVVFSSPDVPARTAARGIAFIRVADTLDAFARIAQRHRSRFELPLVAVTGSNGKTTTKEMIRAIAASRFSVLASEGTFNNFVGVPLTLLRIEAWHSLAVLELGMNARGEIRRLAEIAAPDVGVVTNVGPAHLEFLETLENVAAAKAELLDAMAAPGRGRTAVLNLDDPRVAAMGGRAGLAVRTFGLREGADVRGEAVRAVEGGVSFRMRFMRAGRALDATLPVLGLHNVSNALAAAAVCEVLGMEPEEIAAAMRGVRLPPMRMEPLSRGGVAFINDAYNANPASMRAAVETLAATRTSGRRILVVGEMLELGAASEEAHRGIGTLAAERGIDALIAVGPLGASAADAAAAAGMPAASVARCAGVGEAAEALRAMAREGDVVLLKASRRVGLEKMLEGWRR
- a CDS encoding phospho-N-acetylmuramoyl-pentapeptide-transferase, coding for MLYYILYPLRERFFGFNVIRYITFRSVAAAVTAMVLSIVIGPWVIRKLHELEIGQPVRRDWFPLFAQHKGKEGTPTMGGALVILAVLVSCALWADILNRFVLLALFALIWLGGIGFIDDYLKVARRSPQGLGAKRKLAGQVVLGLFVGFYLLHHPVTAPYAAEISVPFLKTPVVTDLGLLYIVFALLILAGSSNAVNLTDGLDGLAIGCVVSAALVYAVMSYVAGHAQFASYLQIRHIPGSGELAVFCAAIVGAGLGFLWYNAHPADIFMGDTGSLALGGAVGIVAILIKRELALLLVGGVFVMEAVSVMLQVASFKLTGKRIFRMAPIHHHFEMKGWSETKVVVRFWILALVFGLIGLGALKLQ